The following proteins are co-located in the Bordetella bronchialis genome:
- a CDS encoding DUF4148 domain-containing protein — protein sequence MKAKTIATAFILSFAAIGAAQAGTPRGDTDNQPFQGVYGQDEGGASRTQVLAELAQARAVGLAGNNADPDNTPFAAQADSGVSRAQVIARIHQGNDVDPAFGDSDNQPFQG from the coding sequence ATGAAGGCCAAAACCATCGCAACCGCATTCATCCTGTCGTTCGCCGCCATTGGCGCCGCCCAGGCGGGGACGCCCCGCGGGGATACGGATAACCAGCCCTTCCAGGGCGTCTACGGGCAAGACGAAGGCGGCGCCAGCCGCACCCAGGTGCTCGCCGAGCTGGCGCAAGCGCGCGCCGTCGGGCTGGCGGGCAACAACGCCGATCCGGACAACACCCCCTTCGCGGCGCAAGCGGACAGCGGCGTGAGCCGTGCGCAAGTCATCGCGCGAATACATCAGGGCAACGACGTCGACCCCGCGTTCGGCGATAGCGATAACCAGCCCTTCCAGGGGTGA
- a CDS encoding TatD family hydrolase: MLIDTHCHLDAQEFDDDRSQVVAHAIDAGVRAVVIPAVGRANFHIVRDLAHAMPGGAYALGIHPLFVAAAWDDDLKALRSAVEAAMDDPRFVAIGEIGLDFFVKEIASGEARDKQERYYAAQLDLAAEFGLPVLLHVRRSQDIILKHLRRHRGLRGGIAHAFNGSDQQARGFVDLGFALGIGGAMTFPRSLQIRRHAQHLGLEHLVLETDAPDIPPAWLHEPDRRNTPAQVAGVAQALAELRGTDAMSVAAGTAATALRVLPRLVPVVH; encoded by the coding sequence ATGCTGATCGACACCCACTGCCATCTCGACGCCCAGGAGTTCGACGACGACCGTAGCCAGGTGGTCGCCCATGCCATCGACGCCGGTGTGCGCGCCGTCGTGATTCCCGCCGTGGGCCGCGCGAACTTCCATATCGTCCGCGACCTGGCGCATGCGATGCCGGGTGGCGCCTACGCGCTGGGCATACATCCTTTGTTCGTCGCCGCTGCGTGGGACGACGACCTGAAGGCTTTGCGTAGCGCCGTCGAAGCCGCCATGGACGATCCGCGCTTCGTCGCCATCGGCGAGATCGGCCTGGACTTCTTCGTCAAGGAGATCGCCAGCGGCGAGGCGCGCGACAAACAAGAGCGCTACTACGCCGCGCAACTGGACCTGGCGGCCGAATTCGGCCTGCCGGTGCTGCTGCATGTGCGCCGGTCCCAGGACATCATCCTCAAGCACCTGCGCAGGCATCGCGGTTTGCGCGGAGGCATCGCGCACGCCTTCAACGGCAGCGACCAGCAGGCGCGCGGCTTCGTCGACCTGGGCTTCGCGCTGGGGATCGGCGGGGCCATGACCTTCCCGCGCTCGCTCCAGATACGACGGCATGCCCAACATCTGGGGCTGGAGCATCTGGTCCTGGAAACCGATGCGCCGGATATTCCGCCAGCCTGGCTGCACGAGCCGGACCGGCGCAACACGCCCGCGCAGGTGGCCGGCGTGGCGCAAGCGCTGGCGGAATTGCGCGGGACCGACGCCATGTCGGTGGCCGCAGGCACCGCGGCCACCGCCTTGCGCGTGCTGCCGCGCCTGGTTCCCGTCGTTCACTGA